Proteins encoded by one window of Candidatus Nitrosocosmicus hydrocola:
- a CDS encoding 6-bladed beta-propeller, which translates to MSLSRFVLLCILAFSLMVMPVYQSSVLALEFIQTAKWGEKGVAEGQFNQLSGVGIDSEDNVYVSDFAGYTTKMIQKFTPNGTFIMGFGTFGNGPQYFTNPSGIAVDSNDTLYIADFGNPTYAVKEFTSNGTFVRSVGSFGLGPGLFISPGGIGVDKENNLYVTDFGENSNVQKFDPEGNFLMSIGSPGTRDGQFNNPADVSIDSNGNIFVTDSSNNRVQKFDPEGNFLMKFGTFGSGNGQFKAPIDIAIDSSNNVYVSDKDNQRIQVFDNNGNYLTQFGNSGDTSEQIHDPVGIAINSQGSVYVADGIDTDIHVYYPIP; encoded by the coding sequence ATGAGTTTATCTCGATTTGTTTTATTATGTATTCTGGCATTTAGTTTGATGGTAATGCCTGTGTATCAATCTTCTGTATTAGCGCTGGAGTTTATTCAAACGGCAAAGTGGGGAGAAAAGGGTGTCGCTGAAGGCCAGTTTAACCAGTTATCCGGAGTAGGTATTGATTCTGAAGATAATGTTTATGTTTCAGATTTTGCGGGCTACACAACAAAAATGATTCAAAAGTTTACTCCAAATGGGACATTTATAATGGGCTTTGGTACTTTTGGAAATGGACCTCAATACTTTACAAATCCATCTGGTATAGCAGTTGACTCTAATGATACTTTATATATTGCTGATTTCGGTAATCCGACTTACGCAGTCAAAGAATTCACATCTAACGGAACGTTTGTTCGGAGTGTAGGATCATTTGGATTGGGACCTGGATTATTTATTAGCCCCGGTGGCATAGGCGTAGACAAAGAAAACAATTTGTATGTTACAGATTTTGGTGAAAATAGCAATGTACAAAAATTTGATCCAGAAGGTAATTTCTTGATGAGTATTGGTTCACCTGGAACCCGGGACGGTCAATTTAATAATCCTGCTGATGTATCTATAGATTCCAATGGCAATATATTTGTTACTGATTCTAGTAACAATAGAGTCCAAAAATTTGATCCAGAAGGTAATTTCTTGATGAAATTTGGTACTTTTGGATCTGGAAATGGACAGTTCAAAGCTCCAATCGATATCGCAATCGACTCTTCCAACAATGTATATGTATCAGACAAAGATAATCAGAGAATCCAAGTTTTCGATAATAATGGCAACTATCTGACACAATTCGGCAATAGTGGAGATACTTCCGAACAAATACATGATCCCGTTGGGATTGCTATCAACTCACAAGGTTCAGTATATGTTGCAGATGGCATAGACACCGATATACATGTCTACTATCCCATACCTTAA
- a CDS encoding aspartate aminotransferase family protein, whose amino-acid sequence MNFNKSRVLFERATKVIPGGVNSPVRYFKPYPFFVESANGSKLFTNDGNVLIDYCLGYGSVFLGHGNQEIGAEIKYQIDKGNLFCTPTEKELELAETCTKIIPCAEMVRIMNTGAEAAMHSIRLARSFTNKTKLVKFEGGYHGAFDYVLNKAGSGAATRDYSDGILTESASKTITIPFNDVESVKEVINKEENRDEIACIIVEPVLANSGLILPEKEYLNNLRSITKENNILLVFDEVITGFRLALGGASEFFGIKPDIATFAKTLGNGYPISLVAGSKEIMSGFAPSGSVYQASTFAGNPISVTAALKTLEILVNEKNTIYPKVAITCDKIVDAIKDSIRDKRLGVTLNSIGSMFQLFFSDKPIKDYNSVKSTNTESFNKLFKILLNKNIFIPPSPYETCFISTSHDEEDIEKTIDAYESALCMVIKS is encoded by the coding sequence ATGAATTTTAATAAATCGCGTGTTCTTTTTGAAAGGGCCACCAAAGTAATTCCTGGCGGGGTTAACAGTCCAGTAAGATACTTTAAGCCCTACCCATTCTTTGTAGAATCTGCAAATGGTAGTAAATTATTTACCAATGACGGAAATGTATTGATTGATTATTGCTTAGGATATGGATCCGTATTCCTAGGGCACGGTAATCAAGAGATTGGAGCAGAGATAAAATATCAGATTGATAAGGGAAATTTGTTTTGCACACCCACAGAAAAGGAACTTGAATTGGCAGAAACTTGTACAAAAATAATTCCGTGTGCAGAGATGGTTAGAATTATGAACACAGGTGCAGAAGCAGCAATGCACTCGATTAGGTTAGCCAGATCATTTACAAATAAAACTAAATTGGTTAAATTTGAAGGTGGTTATCATGGAGCCTTTGACTACGTGCTAAACAAGGCAGGCTCAGGAGCGGCCACAAGGGATTATTCAGACGGAATATTAACTGAAAGTGCATCAAAAACCATTACCATTCCATTCAATGACGTTGAATCAGTCAAGGAAGTCATAAATAAAGAAGAGAACCGCGATGAAATCGCATGTATTATTGTTGAACCGGTTTTGGCAAATTCTGGTCTTATCCTTCCAGAGAAAGAGTATCTTAATAATTTGCGTAGCATAACCAAAGAAAATAACATATTATTAGTCTTTGATGAAGTAATCACAGGTTTCAGATTGGCTTTAGGTGGAGCAAGCGAATTCTTTGGGATTAAACCAGATATTGCTACTTTTGCCAAAACTTTGGGAAACGGATATCCGATTTCGCTGGTTGCGGGTAGTAAGGAGATAATGTCTGGATTTGCACCAAGTGGATCAGTTTATCAAGCAAGTACTTTTGCTGGAAATCCAATTTCAGTAACAGCGGCATTAAAAACTTTGGAAATACTTGTCAACGAGAAAAATACAATTTATCCAAAAGTTGCCATAACTTGTGACAAAATTGTCGATGCCATCAAGGATAGTATACGGGATAAACGATTAGGTGTTACTCTGAATTCTATTGGCTCAATGTTTCAACTTTTTTTTTCAGACAAACCAATCAAAGACTATAATTCAGTAAAATCAACAAACACCGAATCCTTCAACAAATTATTTAAAATACTTTTGAATAAGAACATCTTCATTCCACCATCTCCTTATGAAACATGTTTTATTTCAACTTCACATGATGAAGAGGATATTGAAAAAACGATTGATGCTTATGAATCTGCTCTATGTATGGTGATCAAGAGTTAA
- the hemC gene encoding hydroxymethylbilane synthase — translation MVVATRASKLATRQTELIISLLKNIKPDLKIRTDKTITQGDRDNRPFFAMNSIGVFEKEVNEKLLKFQADFAVHSLKDLHAGISDKLVIASIPKRERPNDVFINSIDFKKLDQLPPGSTIGTSSIRRALQIKTRYPHLKIKSIRGNVETRLNRSKEKKYSGIILAEAGIDRLGLVNHITQRLNIRSFTPAPGQGALAIVCRKEDTELLTLLKKIEHVKSLIEVQAERSLTDAIGAGCTVPLGALALTQIKQKRVSLYAVVYSLDGRKSIKVGMQHGIDYPQELGKMVADELVSRGAKEITKEWNNNNNNNMNIDVLNELIE, via the coding sequence ATAGTAGTTGCTACAAGGGCTAGCAAACTGGCCACAAGACAAACTGAATTAATAATTTCATTATTAAAAAATATTAAACCTGACCTAAAAATAAGAACAGATAAAACTATAACACAAGGTGACAGAGACAACAGACCATTTTTTGCCATGAATAGCATTGGTGTTTTTGAAAAAGAGGTAAATGAAAAATTACTAAAATTTCAAGCAGATTTTGCAGTTCACAGCCTCAAAGACCTTCATGCAGGAATATCGGACAAATTAGTTATTGCAAGTATTCCAAAGAGAGAAAGACCTAATGATGTATTCATAAATAGCATAGATTTTAAGAAGCTCGATCAACTTCCCCCCGGTTCCACTATTGGTACAAGTAGTATTAGAAGAGCCTTGCAAATCAAAACAAGGTATCCTCACCTAAAGATCAAATCAATAAGAGGAAATGTAGAGACCAGATTGAACAGATCAAAGGAAAAAAAGTATTCTGGAATAATTTTGGCTGAAGCGGGAATAGATAGATTGGGATTGGTTAATCATATTACACAAAGATTGAACATTCGTAGTTTTACTCCTGCACCAGGTCAAGGTGCACTGGCAATAGTCTGTAGGAAGGAAGATACAGAGCTTTTGACATTGCTAAAAAAAATTGAGCATGTTAAATCGCTTATAGAAGTCCAGGCAGAAAGATCCCTAACTGATGCCATAGGAGCAGGATGTACTGTTCCATTGGGAGCTTTGGCTTTAACTCAAATTAAACAAAAGCGGGTTTCATTATATGCAGTTGTCTATTCTCTAGACGGTAGAAAATCTATCAAAGTAGGAATGCAACATGGAATTGATTATCCACAAGAGCTAGGCAAAATGGTTGCAGACGAATTAGTTTCAAGGGGTGCAAAAGAGATAACAAAGGAATGGAATAATAATAATAATAATAATATGAATATCGATGTTTTAAATGAGTTAATAGAATGA
- the cobA gene encoding uroporphyrinogen-III C-methyltransferase produces MKNKDDLGIVYICGAGPGDPKLLTLRALELINQAEVILYDRLIGEEIINLFPESAEKIYVGRNVGDPTTHQNKTNELMLKNASMGKTVLRLKGGDPFIFGRGGEEAEILIENNIPFEIIPGITSGIGAAVYSGIPLTHRRYGSAVAFVTGHEDPDKKTPEVNWEKLFDSVDTVVVYMGTEKLEIIIEKIKNGKKDMEKPVAIVQNGTLKNQKVITGNLNNIVNLSKQAKISPPAIVIIGDIVKLNDKINWFNQASRTENARERKTERKN; encoded by the coding sequence ATGAAGAATAAAGACGATTTGGGAATAGTTTACATTTGTGGTGCAGGTCCAGGTGATCCAAAACTGTTAACTTTAAGAGCATTAGAACTTATCAATCAAGCAGAAGTAATTCTATATGATAGACTAATCGGAGAAGAAATAATTAATTTATTTCCCGAGTCGGCAGAAAAAATATACGTTGGAAGGAACGTAGGAGATCCCACTACTCATCAAAATAAGACAAATGAATTGATGCTAAAAAATGCAAGCATGGGTAAAACGGTTTTGAGGTTAAAAGGTGGCGATCCTTTCATTTTTGGAAGAGGCGGCGAGGAAGCAGAGATCTTGATAGAAAACAATATACCATTTGAAATCATCCCAGGTATTACTTCAGGAATAGGTGCGGCTGTTTATTCAGGTATCCCACTTACACACAGAAGGTATGGTTCTGCAGTAGCATTTGTTACTGGTCATGAAGATCCTGATAAAAAAACACCAGAAGTAAATTGGGAGAAATTATTTGATTCTGTGGATACTGTAGTAGTATATATGGGAACAGAGAAATTAGAAATAATTATTGAAAAGATTAAAAATGGAAAAAAAGACATGGAGAAGCCTGTAGCAATAGTTCAGAACGGAACTCTCAAGAATCAAAAGGTGATCACTGGAAACCTCAATAATATCGTTAATTTATCCAAGCAAGCAAAGATCAGCCCACCGGCGATAGTGATTATTGGTGATATCGTCAAACTAAATGATAAAATAAACTGGTTTAATCAAGCATCAAGGACAGAAAATGCAAGAGAACGAAAAACCGAAAGAAAAAATTGA
- a CDS encoding uroporphyrinogen-III synthase, with product MDIKNVIISRENISADDMPADGEKFQDKTNFITLPMLEFRKIRSMEVKEALEKITNSRYDYCIFLSSNSVDIFFEMIKEEKEHVEILRKLSAMKIIVIGPKTKYTLKKLGFESQVADYHNNNYSIIGINNFLHGLDAEIRKRHQTRPLRILIPRSAQSIKSNNYINSTFENIELDQVFFYDSIAIRNAFISSSWKKMIEVSSYAGKTFLIFTSPSAVRSFFKIMYQLSPQLYENKTERDIIYDLRIYKVISIGPATSRELMDKNIDYLESSIHTVKGTLDLVFNSSPR from the coding sequence TTGGATATTAAGAATGTCATAATAAGTAGAGAAAATATTTCCGCAGATGACATGCCTGCGGATGGGGAAAAATTTCAAGACAAAACAAATTTTATTACTCTGCCAATGTTGGAATTTCGAAAAATACGTTCCATGGAAGTAAAAGAAGCGCTAGAAAAAATTACAAATTCACGCTATGATTACTGTATTTTCCTAAGCTCAAACTCTGTGGATATCTTTTTTGAAATGATAAAAGAGGAGAAAGAGCACGTGGAAATTTTGCGAAAATTATCCGCAATGAAAATCATCGTAATAGGTCCCAAAACCAAATACACGTTGAAAAAACTGGGTTTTGAATCGCAAGTGGCAGACTATCATAACAACAATTATTCAATTATAGGTATCAATAATTTTCTGCATGGATTAGATGCAGAAATAAGAAAGCGACATCAAACTAGACCTCTAAGAATTTTGATACCAAGGAGTGCACAATCTATTAAATCAAATAATTACATCAATTCTACTTTTGAAAATATTGAGTTGGATCAGGTTTTTTTTTATGACAGTATCGCAATTAGAAATGCATTCATTTCCTCAAGTTGGAAGAAAATGATTGAAGTATCATCTTATGCAGGAAAAACGTTCCTAATCTTTACTAGTCCGTCTGCAGTGAGATCGTTTTTCAAGATAATGTATCAACTTTCACCTCAACTTTATGAAAATAAGACTGAAAGGGACATAATCTATGATTTGAGGATTTACAAGGTAATTTCAATCGGTCCTGCAACTTCAAGAGAATTAATGGACAAAAATATTGATTATTTGGAATCTTCAATACATACAGTTAAGGGAACGTTAGACTTGGTTTTCAATTCATCCCCTCGTTAA